In a genomic window of Callithrix jacchus isolate 240 chromosome 22, calJac240_pri, whole genome shotgun sequence:
- the CEACAM20 gene encoding cell adhesion molecule CEACAM20 isoform X3, whose translation MGPADLWGHHWMGILFSVSLWIVWSPPAAAQFTFNANPHGATQSEKAVVLSVSGTPGTPQAHGTTRGLAKPTIQVSSGTAIEQKEMVTFYCNTSDVNITIHWVSNNLPLMFRERMQLSKDGKTLTILIVQREDSGTYQCEARDAYGSQSSDPTFLEVNYGPDPADIKLESGVASGEVVEVMEGSNVTFLVETKSRPPPSYMWFLPDSSNLSLTMRTFAIHAVSREHEGLYKCLVSNGATHLSRLGTLKVQVLETLTTPQVMSSSPNLVENARSVALTCQTDHERVNVQWFLSGQPLLPSEHLELSADNRTLTIHGLQRNDTGPYACEVWNWGSQARSEPLELTINYGPDQVNITKESASGVVSTIKAELNSSLTLQCWSESKPSAEYRWTLEHSTGEHTGEQLIIRALTWEHNGIYNCTATNPLTGLARSASVLVKVVGPQSSSLSSGAIAGIVVGILAVIALATEMVYFRYIRNARRPSRKTADDPIHETSQPTPKEEHPTEPSSKSLRPEYCNTSQLQGWSRVEKMKLPSESPGGNSFSPCKPPPKALMPPLRLLSIRPKSNMESIYEELVNPEPNTYTQINPSV comes from the exons ATGGGGCCTGCTGACTTATGGGGACACCACTGGATGGGAATCCTGTTCTCAG TCTCGCTTTGGATCGTATGGAGTCCTCCAGCTGCAGCCCAGTTCACCTTCAATGCCAACCCACATGGCGCCACGCAAAGTGAGAAGGCTGTTGTTCTGTCTGTGTCTGGGACCCCCGGGACACCCCAGGCTCATGGCACAACCAGAG GGCTGGCCAAGCCCACCATTCAGGTCAGCTCCGGCACTGCCATAGAGCAGAAGGAAATGGTGACCTTCTACTGCAACACCAGTGATGTCAACATTACCATCCACTGGGTTTCCAACAACCTCCCCCTCATGTTCCGTGAGCGTATGCAGCTGTCCAAGGATGGCAAGACCCTCACCATTCTCATTGTCCAGCGGGAGGACTCAGGGACTTACCAATGTGAAGCTCGAGATGCCTATGGGAGTCAGAGCAGCGACCCCACCTTCCTGGAAGTGAATT ATGGTCCTGACCCTGCTGACATCAAATTGGAGTCTGGTGTTGCCAGTGGGGAGGTGGTTGAGGTGATGGAGGGCTCCAACGTGACCTTCTTGGTGGAAACAAAGTCTCGTCCACCCCCCTCCTACATGTGGTTTCTCCCTGACTCCTCCAATCTGTCTCTCACCATGAGAACATTCGCCATCCATGCTGTGTCCAGAGAACATGAGGGCCTGTACAAGTGCTTGGTGTCCAACGGTGCCACCCACCTGTCCCGCCTGGGTACTCTGAAGGTCCAAGTCCTTG AAACACTGACCACACCTCAAGTCATGTCTTCAAGCCCAAACCTTGTGGAGAATGCCAGGTCTGTGGCCCTGACCTGCCAAACTGACCATGAGAGGGTGAATGTCCAGTGGTTCCTGAGTGGCCAGCCCCTCCTGCCCAGTGAGCACCTGGAGCTGTCGGCTGACAACAGGACCCTGACCATCCATGGCCTCCAGCGGAACGACACAGGGCCCTATGCTTGTGAGGTCTGGAACTGGGGCAGCCAGGCCCGGAGTGAGCCCCTTGAGCTGACCATCAACT ATGGTCCTGACCAAGTGAACATCACCAAGGAGTCAGCGTCTGGGGTGGTCAGCACCATCAAGGCAGAGCTCAACTCCAGCCTCACCCTGCAGTGTTGGTCCGAGTCCAAGCCAAGTGCTGAGTATCGCTGGACTCTTGAACACTCCACCGGGGAGCACACAGGGGAGCAGCTGATCATCAGGGCTCTGACCTGGGAACACAACGGGATCTACAACTGCACAGCCACCAACCCACTCACCGGCCTGGCCCGCTCTGCTTCTGTCCTAGTCAAGGTGGTAG GTCCCCAGTCCTCCTCCCTGTCCTCAGGGGCCATCGCTGGTATTGTCGTCGGGATCCTGGCTGTCATTGCTCTGGCCACAGAAATGGTCTATTTTCGCTACATCAGAAATGCCAGACG GCCCTCAAGGAAAACAGCAGATGACCCCATTCATGAGACTTCACAACCCACCCCTAAGGAGGAGCACCCTACAGAGCCCAGTTCCA AAAGCCTGAGGCCTGAGTATTGCAACACATCCCAGCTCCAGGGATGGAGCAGAGTTGAAAAG ATGAAGCTGCCTTCAGAAAGCCCTGGAGGCAATTCTTTCAGCCCCTGCAAGCCACCACCCAAAGCTCTGATGCCCCCACTCAGATTGCTCTCCATTCGGCCAAAGAGTAACATGGAGTCAATCTATGAG GAGCTTGTGAATCCAGAGCCCAACACTTACACCCAAATCAATCCTTCGGTCTAA
- the CEACAM20 gene encoding cell adhesion molecule CEACAM20 isoform X4 translates to MGPADLWGHHWMGILFSVSLWIVWSPPAAAQFTFNANPHGATQRLAKPTIQVSSGTAIEQKEMVTFYCNTSDVNITIHWVSNNLPLMFRERMQLSKDGKTLTILIVQREDSGTYQCEARDAYGSQSSDPTFLEVNYGPDPADIKLESGVASGEVVEVMEGSNVTFLVETKSRPPPSYMWFLPDSSNLSLTMRTFAIHAVSREHEGLYKCLVSNGATHLSRLGTLKVQVLETLTTPQVMSSSPNLVENARSVALTCQTDHERVNVQWFLSGQPLLPSEHLELSADNRTLTIHGLQRNDTGPYACEVWNWGSQARSEPLELTINYGPDQVNITKESASGVVSTIKAELNSSLTLQCWSESKPSAEYRWTLEHSTGEHTGEQLIIRALTWEHNGIYNCTATNPLTGLARSASVLVKVVGPQSSSLSSGAIAGIVVGILAVIALATEMVYFRYIRNARRPSRKTADDPIHETSQPTPKEEHPTEPSSKSLRPEYCNTSQLQGWSRVEKMQPPDPPEKTYEMKLPSESPGGNSFSPCKPPPKALMPPLRLLSIRPKSNMESIYEELVNPEPNTYTQINPSV, encoded by the exons ATGGGGCCTGCTGACTTATGGGGACACCACTGGATGGGAATCCTGTTCTCAG TCTCGCTTTGGATCGTATGGAGTCCTCCAGCTGCAGCCCAGTTCACCTTCAATGCCAACCCACATGGCGCCACGCAAA GGCTGGCCAAGCCCACCATTCAGGTCAGCTCCGGCACTGCCATAGAGCAGAAGGAAATGGTGACCTTCTACTGCAACACCAGTGATGTCAACATTACCATCCACTGGGTTTCCAACAACCTCCCCCTCATGTTCCGTGAGCGTATGCAGCTGTCCAAGGATGGCAAGACCCTCACCATTCTCATTGTCCAGCGGGAGGACTCAGGGACTTACCAATGTGAAGCTCGAGATGCCTATGGGAGTCAGAGCAGCGACCCCACCTTCCTGGAAGTGAATT ATGGTCCTGACCCTGCTGACATCAAATTGGAGTCTGGTGTTGCCAGTGGGGAGGTGGTTGAGGTGATGGAGGGCTCCAACGTGACCTTCTTGGTGGAAACAAAGTCTCGTCCACCCCCCTCCTACATGTGGTTTCTCCCTGACTCCTCCAATCTGTCTCTCACCATGAGAACATTCGCCATCCATGCTGTGTCCAGAGAACATGAGGGCCTGTACAAGTGCTTGGTGTCCAACGGTGCCACCCACCTGTCCCGCCTGGGTACTCTGAAGGTCCAAGTCCTTG AAACACTGACCACACCTCAAGTCATGTCTTCAAGCCCAAACCTTGTGGAGAATGCCAGGTCTGTGGCCCTGACCTGCCAAACTGACCATGAGAGGGTGAATGTCCAGTGGTTCCTGAGTGGCCAGCCCCTCCTGCCCAGTGAGCACCTGGAGCTGTCGGCTGACAACAGGACCCTGACCATCCATGGCCTCCAGCGGAACGACACAGGGCCCTATGCTTGTGAGGTCTGGAACTGGGGCAGCCAGGCCCGGAGTGAGCCCCTTGAGCTGACCATCAACT ATGGTCCTGACCAAGTGAACATCACCAAGGAGTCAGCGTCTGGGGTGGTCAGCACCATCAAGGCAGAGCTCAACTCCAGCCTCACCCTGCAGTGTTGGTCCGAGTCCAAGCCAAGTGCTGAGTATCGCTGGACTCTTGAACACTCCACCGGGGAGCACACAGGGGAGCAGCTGATCATCAGGGCTCTGACCTGGGAACACAACGGGATCTACAACTGCACAGCCACCAACCCACTCACCGGCCTGGCCCGCTCTGCTTCTGTCCTAGTCAAGGTGGTAG GTCCCCAGTCCTCCTCCCTGTCCTCAGGGGCCATCGCTGGTATTGTCGTCGGGATCCTGGCTGTCATTGCTCTGGCCACAGAAATGGTCTATTTTCGCTACATCAGAAATGCCAGACG GCCCTCAAGGAAAACAGCAGATGACCCCATTCATGAGACTTCACAACCCACCCCTAAGGAGGAGCACCCTACAGAGCCCAGTTCCA AAAGCCTGAGGCCTGAGTATTGCAACACATCCCAGCTCCAGGGATGGAGCAGAGTTGAAAAG ATGCAACCACCAGACCCTCCAGAGAAGACCTATGAG ATGAAGCTGCCTTCAGAAAGCCCTGGAGGCAATTCTTTCAGCCCCTGCAAGCCACCACCCAAAGCTCTGATGCCCCCACTCAGATTGCTCTCCATTCGGCCAAAGAGTAACATGGAGTCAATCTATGAG GAGCTTGTGAATCCAGAGCCCAACACTTACACCCAAATCAATCCTTCGGTCTAA
- the CEACAM20 gene encoding cell adhesion molecule CEACAM20 isoform X2 translates to MGPADLWGHHWMGILFSVSLWIVWSPPAAAQFTFNANPHGATQSEKAVVLSVSGTPGTPQAHGTTRGLAKPTIQVSSGTAIEQKEMVTFYCNTSDVNITIHWVSNNLPLMFRERMQLSKDGKTLTILIVQREDSGTYQCEARDAYGSQSSDPTFLEVNYGPDPADIKLESGVASGEVVEVMEGSNVTFLVETKSRPPPSYMWFLPDSSNLSLTMRTFAIHAVSREHEGLYKCLVSNGATHLSRLGTLKVQVLETLTTPQVMSSSPNLVENARSVALTCQTDHERVNVQWFLSGQPLLPSEHLELSADNRTLTIHGLQRNDTGPYACEVWNWGSQARSEPLELTINYGPDQVNITKESASGVVSTIKAELNSSLTLQCWSESKPSAEYRWTLEHSTGEHTGEQLIIRALTWEHNGIYNCTATNPLTGLARSASVLVKVVGPQSSSLSSGAIAGIVVGILAVIALATEMVYFRYIRNARRPSRKTADDPIHETSQPTPKEEHPTEPSSKSLRPEYCNTSQLQGWSRVEKMQPPDPPEKTYEMKLPSESPGGNSFSPCKPPPKALMPPLRLLSIRPKSNMESIYETQSGSVC, encoded by the exons ATGGGGCCTGCTGACTTATGGGGACACCACTGGATGGGAATCCTGTTCTCAG TCTCGCTTTGGATCGTATGGAGTCCTCCAGCTGCAGCCCAGTTCACCTTCAATGCCAACCCACATGGCGCCACGCAAAGTGAGAAGGCTGTTGTTCTGTCTGTGTCTGGGACCCCCGGGACACCCCAGGCTCATGGCACAACCAGAG GGCTGGCCAAGCCCACCATTCAGGTCAGCTCCGGCACTGCCATAGAGCAGAAGGAAATGGTGACCTTCTACTGCAACACCAGTGATGTCAACATTACCATCCACTGGGTTTCCAACAACCTCCCCCTCATGTTCCGTGAGCGTATGCAGCTGTCCAAGGATGGCAAGACCCTCACCATTCTCATTGTCCAGCGGGAGGACTCAGGGACTTACCAATGTGAAGCTCGAGATGCCTATGGGAGTCAGAGCAGCGACCCCACCTTCCTGGAAGTGAATT ATGGTCCTGACCCTGCTGACATCAAATTGGAGTCTGGTGTTGCCAGTGGGGAGGTGGTTGAGGTGATGGAGGGCTCCAACGTGACCTTCTTGGTGGAAACAAAGTCTCGTCCACCCCCCTCCTACATGTGGTTTCTCCCTGACTCCTCCAATCTGTCTCTCACCATGAGAACATTCGCCATCCATGCTGTGTCCAGAGAACATGAGGGCCTGTACAAGTGCTTGGTGTCCAACGGTGCCACCCACCTGTCCCGCCTGGGTACTCTGAAGGTCCAAGTCCTTG AAACACTGACCACACCTCAAGTCATGTCTTCAAGCCCAAACCTTGTGGAGAATGCCAGGTCTGTGGCCCTGACCTGCCAAACTGACCATGAGAGGGTGAATGTCCAGTGGTTCCTGAGTGGCCAGCCCCTCCTGCCCAGTGAGCACCTGGAGCTGTCGGCTGACAACAGGACCCTGACCATCCATGGCCTCCAGCGGAACGACACAGGGCCCTATGCTTGTGAGGTCTGGAACTGGGGCAGCCAGGCCCGGAGTGAGCCCCTTGAGCTGACCATCAACT ATGGTCCTGACCAAGTGAACATCACCAAGGAGTCAGCGTCTGGGGTGGTCAGCACCATCAAGGCAGAGCTCAACTCCAGCCTCACCCTGCAGTGTTGGTCCGAGTCCAAGCCAAGTGCTGAGTATCGCTGGACTCTTGAACACTCCACCGGGGAGCACACAGGGGAGCAGCTGATCATCAGGGCTCTGACCTGGGAACACAACGGGATCTACAACTGCACAGCCACCAACCCACTCACCGGCCTGGCCCGCTCTGCTTCTGTCCTAGTCAAGGTGGTAG GTCCCCAGTCCTCCTCCCTGTCCTCAGGGGCCATCGCTGGTATTGTCGTCGGGATCCTGGCTGTCATTGCTCTGGCCACAGAAATGGTCTATTTTCGCTACATCAGAAATGCCAGACG GCCCTCAAGGAAAACAGCAGATGACCCCATTCATGAGACTTCACAACCCACCCCTAAGGAGGAGCACCCTACAGAGCCCAGTTCCA AAAGCCTGAGGCCTGAGTATTGCAACACATCCCAGCTCCAGGGATGGAGCAGAGTTGAAAAG ATGCAACCACCAGACCCTCCAGAGAAGACCTATGAG ATGAAGCTGCCTTCAGAAAGCCCTGGAGGCAATTCTTTCAGCCCCTGCAAGCCACCACCCAAAGCTCTGATGCCCCCACTCAGATTGCTCTCCATTCGGCCAAAGAGTAACATGGAGTCAATCTATGAG acacaatcTGGCTCtgtttgctga
- the CEACAM20 gene encoding cell adhesion molecule CEACAM20 isoform X1, which yields MGPADLWGHHWMGILFSVSLWIVWSPPAAAQFTFNANPHGATQSEKAVVLSVSGTPGTPQAHGTTRGLAKPTIQVSSGTAIEQKEMVTFYCNTSDVNITIHWVSNNLPLMFRERMQLSKDGKTLTILIVQREDSGTYQCEARDAYGSQSSDPTFLEVNYGPDPADIKLESGVASGEVVEVMEGSNVTFLVETKSRPPPSYMWFLPDSSNLSLTMRTFAIHAVSREHEGLYKCLVSNGATHLSRLGTLKVQVLETLTTPQVMSSSPNLVENARSVALTCQTDHERVNVQWFLSGQPLLPSEHLELSADNRTLTIHGLQRNDTGPYACEVWNWGSQARSEPLELTINYGPDQVNITKESASGVVSTIKAELNSSLTLQCWSESKPSAEYRWTLEHSTGEHTGEQLIIRALTWEHNGIYNCTATNPLTGLARSASVLVKVVGPQSSSLSSGAIAGIVVGILAVIALATEMVYFRYIRNARRPSRKTADDPIHETSQPTPKEEHPTEPSSKSLRPEYCNTSQLQGWSRVEKMQPPDPPEKTYEMKLPSESPGGNSFSPCKPPPKALMPPLRLLSIRPKSNMESIYEELVNPEPNTYTQINPSV from the exons ATGGGGCCTGCTGACTTATGGGGACACCACTGGATGGGAATCCTGTTCTCAG TCTCGCTTTGGATCGTATGGAGTCCTCCAGCTGCAGCCCAGTTCACCTTCAATGCCAACCCACATGGCGCCACGCAAAGTGAGAAGGCTGTTGTTCTGTCTGTGTCTGGGACCCCCGGGACACCCCAGGCTCATGGCACAACCAGAG GGCTGGCCAAGCCCACCATTCAGGTCAGCTCCGGCACTGCCATAGAGCAGAAGGAAATGGTGACCTTCTACTGCAACACCAGTGATGTCAACATTACCATCCACTGGGTTTCCAACAACCTCCCCCTCATGTTCCGTGAGCGTATGCAGCTGTCCAAGGATGGCAAGACCCTCACCATTCTCATTGTCCAGCGGGAGGACTCAGGGACTTACCAATGTGAAGCTCGAGATGCCTATGGGAGTCAGAGCAGCGACCCCACCTTCCTGGAAGTGAATT ATGGTCCTGACCCTGCTGACATCAAATTGGAGTCTGGTGTTGCCAGTGGGGAGGTGGTTGAGGTGATGGAGGGCTCCAACGTGACCTTCTTGGTGGAAACAAAGTCTCGTCCACCCCCCTCCTACATGTGGTTTCTCCCTGACTCCTCCAATCTGTCTCTCACCATGAGAACATTCGCCATCCATGCTGTGTCCAGAGAACATGAGGGCCTGTACAAGTGCTTGGTGTCCAACGGTGCCACCCACCTGTCCCGCCTGGGTACTCTGAAGGTCCAAGTCCTTG AAACACTGACCACACCTCAAGTCATGTCTTCAAGCCCAAACCTTGTGGAGAATGCCAGGTCTGTGGCCCTGACCTGCCAAACTGACCATGAGAGGGTGAATGTCCAGTGGTTCCTGAGTGGCCAGCCCCTCCTGCCCAGTGAGCACCTGGAGCTGTCGGCTGACAACAGGACCCTGACCATCCATGGCCTCCAGCGGAACGACACAGGGCCCTATGCTTGTGAGGTCTGGAACTGGGGCAGCCAGGCCCGGAGTGAGCCCCTTGAGCTGACCATCAACT ATGGTCCTGACCAAGTGAACATCACCAAGGAGTCAGCGTCTGGGGTGGTCAGCACCATCAAGGCAGAGCTCAACTCCAGCCTCACCCTGCAGTGTTGGTCCGAGTCCAAGCCAAGTGCTGAGTATCGCTGGACTCTTGAACACTCCACCGGGGAGCACACAGGGGAGCAGCTGATCATCAGGGCTCTGACCTGGGAACACAACGGGATCTACAACTGCACAGCCACCAACCCACTCACCGGCCTGGCCCGCTCTGCTTCTGTCCTAGTCAAGGTGGTAG GTCCCCAGTCCTCCTCCCTGTCCTCAGGGGCCATCGCTGGTATTGTCGTCGGGATCCTGGCTGTCATTGCTCTGGCCACAGAAATGGTCTATTTTCGCTACATCAGAAATGCCAGACG GCCCTCAAGGAAAACAGCAGATGACCCCATTCATGAGACTTCACAACCCACCCCTAAGGAGGAGCACCCTACAGAGCCCAGTTCCA AAAGCCTGAGGCCTGAGTATTGCAACACATCCCAGCTCCAGGGATGGAGCAGAGTTGAAAAG ATGCAACCACCAGACCCTCCAGAGAAGACCTATGAG ATGAAGCTGCCTTCAGAAAGCCCTGGAGGCAATTCTTTCAGCCCCTGCAAGCCACCACCCAAAGCTCTGATGCCCCCACTCAGATTGCTCTCCATTCGGCCAAAGAGTAACATGGAGTCAATCTATGAG GAGCTTGTGAATCCAGAGCCCAACACTTACACCCAAATCAATCCTTCGGTCTAA